DNA from Elaeis guineensis isolate ETL-2024a chromosome 2, EG11, whole genome shotgun sequence:
TGTAGGGGAATTAGTTCTGACCAAGCACTGGTCTCTTACAAATACAGAGTTCACTTTTCATTCTTGTTTGTTGAATATCAATGTCTCTGGAGGCTTCCAAGTGAGAGAACGACATCGAGGAGTATGTTGAGCCTGGATATTTCTAACACCATTATGTGTTAACATTTTCATGAAAATAATGGTCATGAGACTGCTGGACTTATTATTGCTGTAATTACTTTGAAGGTCCATTTATATTATCAATGATCAATCAAATAATCTATTCAGGAGCAATAGACAACTGAAAAAGATCAAATTGACTCTCTTCCTCATTTACTAGCTTGGTTTAATGATTTCTTTTATTTGTAGTCTTTTCTCTTCCTCAACATTTAGCTAAAATCAGCACATATTAAAAATGTCATTTGTTAGATGCAGATCTTGGTTAAACTTGGGTAATATATGTTGTTGCTGGATTCATAAATATTTGTGTCATTGGTCTAAGAAACAATATGTTTCTTATTTCAGTACAGTAACTTGAATGGGGAATATATTCTTGATTCTGGTTTTCTGTCTAAAATGTACACTATCTATTCAGGATGGAGAGTCGGGATGGAGCAGCCTGCACAGAGCACTCCATTTTGGTCATCTTGCGATAGCAAGTGCTCTTCTACAATTTGGTGCATCCCTCAGTTTGGAGGACTCTAAATGTCGTACCCCAGTTGATCTTCTCTCTGGGCCTGTCTCTCAGGTTGTTGGAAATGCACTTGACTCAGGTACTTATCATGAGAGAATATGTAACCTTTGATAATAATTTGTTCATGGTATTGCAATTTATGGGAAAGAACTGATCAACTTTGTACTGGTGATTACTTGAATGGTCCTTGGATCGGTTAAGTTTATCTAGTCCGTATTTGTCTGGTAGTTATTTTTGCAGCATCTTTGTTACAAGTTGATTGCTTAGTTCTTATCATTTATTACTACTTATTTGAGTGTTCTTGAATCTTGTTGTGCAACAATTTAGTGAAGCATCGCTATATAAATTTGATGCTTAAATAGTTTTCTATTTCATCTTATTAGCTGCAACAGAAGTCTTCGGGTGGGGAAGTGGGACAAATTATCAGCTGGGAACTGGCAATGCACACATACAGAAGTTGCCATGCAAAGTTGATGCACTCCAGGGctcttatattaaaataatagctGCTTCAAAGTTCCATAGTGTAGCTGTTGGTTCCAAAGGGGAGCTTTACACCTGGGGATTTGGGAGGGGGGGTCGCCTTGGACACCCAGATTTTGACATTCACAGGTATCTGGTTCATCTGCAACTTATCATGCTCTTTGTAATCTACATGATAATGATCAAGTGCATGCATAGTGTAGTGGATGATTGACCAGATTCAACTTTCATTTGTGACATCTTATCAACAAGTGCATTCTGTTCATTAACTTCATGTTCTTTAGTTTCtgatatcatcaaatgattagaatatcacaaattctatctttcaaGGATTGAAGACCTGGTTCTGATGCCTGTCCTGGACTGGTCTTAGGGTGGTATGGTATTGAGATGCTCTCATCTTGACCCTCAGAATAGGCTAGTGTCCTGACACCGTAGCAGAATGCCACCAAACCTCCTTTTTATGTTTTTTTGGTTTTTAATTATTAATGGTTTTTTGTTGGTTTTAAATATATTAAGATCTCTTTAGCCACTTAAATAGGTACCGTATCAAGATATCTTTCTTGCTGGTTTGAAATTATTTCTATGTTATTTTAATtgttagttttttttaaaaaataatatactttTATACAAACAAAAATGCACATGAAAAAATATTGTATTGTAAGTTGATCCCCACCCTACAAGGTATCCAAATTTCATGCCAAATAGGAAAATTTTGGCATgctttatcttcttttttaaaatttcGTGGTTAAATAAATAACAACATAGGAAGGGTGGATGACTTTATGGAATGTGTGATGATTAATGGTGTAGAGGATGCCAGATCGAAACATGGGAAGGGTTAATTTATGCaccttctccctccctccctccctctcctctctgaACTCCCTCTCATGGTTGAACCAAAGAGACTAAAGGGAGCCATCAAGGTCTTTCTTTTTCGATGAGCGACACCTGGCTATCTTGGTCTGTAGTAAGTGACCTAGCAAGGGAACTAGCCTATCCTGACTTGTACCAACCAGAACAGTCGAGATGTTCCAGTTCCTGAGCCAATCAGTGTCCTAGGGTTTTCTGGTACTGTTCTCTTGTTAGAACGGTATTGTGCTGTCATAATGCACCGGTACTGGAAGGAAGTTAGTCCTTGTTACCTATACTGAAACATATTTCATTAGAGCATTGGGAGCAATTTAAGGATTTTAGGGTACATCCTACTCTTCGAAATTAGTTTTTCATATTAGTGAAAGTTCTATCAAACGGAGTCAATTGATTCAAAAGAGAGCCATCCAAGCATAGGTCCCAGACAAAATGAGTCATCCTGATGATTAATGGAGCACTAAAGCGATAACCATTTTCTGAAGTGTCAAATTAATATTGATTGCTTTCCCTTGTACTTTGGATGTTTTTGGTAGTTTGGAGGAAGCTGTGGTGAACCATATCACATAAATTATTGGATTATCAAGATGCAGTCTTTAGCTATTAGTTTAACTTTTCCATTTATCTTTGCTATTTTGTTGTGAATCTACATTAGTTATCTCTAGTAGTTGACATGCTGAGCTTTGATCATTTGCAGTGGTCAAGCTGCTGTCCCTTGTACTTTGGATGTTTTTGGTAGTTTGGAGGAAGCTGTGGTGAACCATATCACATAAATTATTGGATTATCAAGATGCAGTCTTTAGCTATTAGTTTAACTTTTCCATTTATCTTTTTTGCTATTTTGTTGTGAATCTACATTAGTTATCTCTAGTAGTTGACATGCTGAGCTTTGATCATTTGCAGTGGTCAAGCTGCTGTAATTACTCCTCGGCAGGTGACATTAGGGCTGGGGTCACGTCAAGTGAAGTCTATTGCAGCAGCCAAGCATCATACAGTAATTGCAACAGAAAGTGGAGAGGTTTTTACTTGGGGATCAAATAGAGGTTTTATATCCTACATCTTTATCAACTTTACCTTGTTGGTGTTGAATCTATGTGATTATTGGATAATTTGGTTAGGGTCTTTAAAAGCAAAATTGCTTCTTGCTGTGTCATGGAGCTTTCGTCGGATCACTATTTGAAAGCTAATACTATTAATTTCTGTTTATCTGTTAGCTGTTACTGTCATTGTGCTTTgataattttcttttttcttgttttctttccCCCTCAACAATTACATGTAGAGGGTCAGCTTGGTTATACTTCAGTTGACACACAACCTACACCAAGGCGTGTGAGCTCCTTCAAAGTGAAAATAATTGCGGTTGCTGCTGCAAACAAACATACTGCTGCAGTTGCAGAGTCTGGAGAAGTTTATACGTGGGGTTGCAACAAGGAAGGTCAGCTTGGTTATGGGACCTCCAACTCTGCCTCAAATTACACACCACGGATGGTTGAATACTTGAAAGGGAAAGTTTTTAGAGGAGTCTCAGCAGCAAAGTATCATACTATAGTCCTAGGAGCTGATGGGGAGGTAAATACATGTGAAAATTTTACTTGGTCAAATCCATTTTCCATTACTGTTTCATAGCAATTTGTTGGAATAGGTTGGTGGGTTCAAGTTCTTGTTGGGTCAGTAGGGCTGAAATTGGATTGGATATGGATCTGATATTAGTATATCCATGTCCATATTTGTTTTATTCaatgaatatggatatggatattattcgtttttctatccatatccatattcatttttctttgatggacatggatacagatatggatattagttggatgctaaatttttattcatatccaGATAGATTCGGATATGAAAATGAATCCGAATGGATATTATCCGATCCACTTTCACCCTTATGGGTCAAGCTGTTGATGCACAAATGGCAGAAACCATGGTTACTGGGAAATGCATTTCCCATGCACCTTACTGTGAGAGACATGTTGCAAACAAAtttatcttcctcgtattgtttAAACAGTAGGGGAACTAGTAGCGCACTTGTTGAACCACTTTTAGACATTATCGGGGGCCAATGACAAACCCCTAGATACTAGTTCTCTTAGAAATTTTACATGGATTCTCTTGTCACATTCAAATGATTATCTCTTGTTTCTGACTCCCAGCACTTCTTCCCCACTTTCAATTTAGTTATAATATTTGGCATATTTTTCTCATAAGCTATGGTTATGCATTATACATGCTTGAATAAAAGAATTTTTAATCATACCTTCTAGTGATTCGGTGTTGGCCAATCCAATCCTGCTGGCAATTTTGTGCTTTCTAACCAATACTTTCCTGTCGGTCAGTTACTGGATAAAACTTGGCATAAATTCTTTAGCATGCTTGCTTGAACAATTCTGAGAGATTAAAACATGAATGATCTAACTCTGATCCTGCTGCCACTATGATCCTCATAACTCAATCCATATGCTACCTTCTTGGAGTACCAATTTTCAATACTAATTTAGTACATTTACTGTTTCAGTTCATAAGCCTGTTTGACTTTGGTTGAGATCTCTAGGTTTTTGCAtatttggttgaatttgatgagcGGGCCCTATCTTCATTCTCATCCTGGTCTGCATTTGTTATGATTGTTACAGGTATTTACCTGGGGCCATCGCCTTGTGACCCCAAAGCGTGTTGTGATTGCTAGAAGTATAAAGAAAAGTGGAAGCACACCGCTCAAGTTTCACCGGATGGAGCGTCTTCATGTCATCTCAGTTGCTGCTGGAATGATTCATAGCACAGCTCTTACCGATGATGGTGCTCTCTTTTATTGGGTCTCATCAGATCCTAATTTAAGATGTCAACAGGTGCGATTTTCCGAATATTGCCTTTTAAGATTTATTTGTGCTCTTGACATtgagttttaaaatttattatactgTTGATTGTTTAGGAAAGGGCCCTGCACTAGACCAAACATTTACAAATTTTCTGTTTCTTGTACTAATACTTTGACTTTCTTTTCAtaacttttatctaatttttctgtTTTATACAGCTTTATTCAATGTGTGGAAGAAATATTGTGGGCATCTCAGCAGGTAAGTACTGGACTGCTGCTGTTACAACAACAGGAGATGTATATATGTGggatggaaagaaaaataagGACGTGACTCCTATTATAACTCGCTTGCATGGTGTGAAGCGAGCTACATCCGTATGTGTTGGTGAAACACATTTGCTAGTTCTGTGTGCTCTTTATCATCCTGTTTATCCTTCCAAATCAGATGAATGTCACCTAAATCCAGTGAAAGACAGCACTGAATCAGAAGAATTAGATGAAGAATTTCTGTTTGATGACATACACACAGATATAAGCCCTAAAGCCGTGCAAACTGTTTCAATCCATACTGGGGCTGTACCAAGCCTGAAATGTTTATGTGAAAAGGTTGCAGCTGAATTTCTGGTTGAGCCAAAGAATGCTATACAGTTATTGGAAATTGCAGATTCTCTAGAAGCTGAAGACCTAAGAAAGCATTGTGAGGTACTCTTATGTTCCTTAATGCTAAATTAAATTAGAACGTTGCCTTTCTCATTTTCTTTAGCTTCTTAATTAAAAGCTGACGAGTTAGTGCCCTGCAGGAGCTAGCTATACGCAACCTTGATTATGTATTCACTGTCTCTGCACCATCTATTGCAAACGCTTCGTCTGAAATTCTGGCCAAGCTTGAGAAGTTATTGGATACAAGATCATTGGAGTCCTGGAGTCACCGTCGCCTTCCCACACCAACAGCTACTTTTCCTGCTGTTATTAACAGTGATGAGGAGGGGGATAATGACATAGGATATCTTAGGCTTCGTGACAGTCACAAACCTGTATCAAGAAAATATGAAGACTCAAGATCTGACTGTTTTCTGCAAAAAGAGAGCATTGCTGATCAAGCGGTCTTCAAGCAAGTCAGAGCACTTAGGAAAAAATTGCAGCAAATAGAGATGCTTGAAGCTAAGCAGTCTGGTGGTCAGCTTCTTGATGGCCAACAGATTGCAAAGCTTCAAACCAAATCTGCTCTTGAAAGTGAACTTGTGGAACTTGGGTTTCCCCTTGAGAAAGAATCCAGACTATCTTATCCTGGCTTATCCAATGGGAAGGGGAATAAGAAAGATGATTTTTCTAGAAAACAAAGGAGGAAAAATAAGCAGAAGACAGCACAATCTGATGTTCTTTCTGTAAATAGTGAATTTTATGAGGAGCAGCACTTAGATGAGGAATTCCCTGACATCAAAACTCTTCAAACATCTTGGGAAAAGGTgagtttcaagatttctttgtGGTTGATATCTTGAACATATAATTGCTTCTTTGCTTGTGTATAATCACCGCACTTATAGCTTGCAttttggtgttttttttttttcccctgaaTTTCTCTTGGTACGGTATGGAGATATTCAATTTTGGTTTATTAGTATGGTATATTTAAATGCTTGCTGAAACTTTTGTTTTTCCCCCATTCACTTTTTCTGGAACGGAGTAGTGTATATTTCAGCACTGGCAATTTTCACATAAAACTGTGCTTTCCCAGGAGTTGGAACATGATGTTTTTTTGTCATCAGTTGGTGTGTAGAAACCAAGTTGTCCTTTTTCTAAAACCTTTTTCCCTTTTTGATGTTTGGCCTTTTCATATATTGGATTCAGTGGGTTCGATATGAACAAAAGATTTAGTTAGCATACAAAATTGAATAATAAAGATCATGTGTATCaaaatgtgtatgaaatttccaTGATTAGGCTAAGAATTTTGaatatttctaatgatttttATACCTTAAATATAAGCTTAGATTGTGAAAGATGGTTTCTATCTCTTCTTAGTGATGTATGGCTTGCTTTATGACAGGAAGAGGTTGAGGGGGATGCTACCAATAACATTGGAATCACTGAAGACCGCTCTTTTGACAGCCCAAGAGGCATTTCTAAATCTCATAATGATAAGGCTTCCCAATCAAAatcatcaaagaaaaagaataggAAAGGTGGTCTGTCAATGTTTCTGAGTGGTGCTCTTGATGACACCCCAAGACATGCCCCTCCACCCCTGACACCTAAAAGTGAGGGACCAGCATGGGGTGGGGTTAAAATCACGAAAGGACACACTTCTCTTCGTGAGATACAAAATGAGCAGAGTAAAACAAAGGAGATGATAATTGCTAGTTCAATGGATCAGTCTGAAGATCCAGTTGAGCCAGCAAGTAGTGGACAGATTCGACTGAGTTCATTTCTACCTGGGGCAATATCAAGCCCTATAGCTGTTGTCCCAGCCCGAAACACTCCAGCATCTGAAGGAGATAAGAGCACACCTCCTTGGTCATCAGCTGCTACTTCACCTGTTTTGTGCCGGCCATCATTGAGGGATATCCAAATGCAACAGGTATGAAAACAACAAAACCAGTTGTAACATTACCAGGCACTTATATGTTCACAATTTTGTTTGGTACAAATGCTAAATTACGTCAATATCTTTTCTTGTTATCAATATGTTCCATatcacaaattatcatattaGTTTAGTGATATTTGTACGGTGAGATTATTATTAAATCCTGTGTTC
Protein-coding regions in this window:
- the LOC105034843 gene encoding uncharacterized protein isoform X1 — protein: MEGLVSPSGIVKQTPTRKFCTSGSQKDLWSISREGSLAELDSALLLLKKNGGNINSRNAFGLTPLHIATWRNHVPIVKRLLAAGADPDARDGESGWSSLHRALHFGHLAIASALLQFGASLSLEDSKCRTPVDLLSGPVSQVVGNALDSAATEVFGWGSGTNYQLGTGNAHIQKLPCKVDALQGSYIKIIAASKFHSVAVGSKGELYTWGFGRGGRLGHPDFDIHSGQAAVITPRQVTLGLGSRQVKSIAAAKHHTVIATESGEVFTWGSNREGQLGYTSVDTQPTPRRVSSFKVKIIAVAAANKHTAAVAESGEVYTWGCNKEGQLGYGTSNSASNYTPRMVEYLKGKVFRGVSAAKYHTIVLGADGEVFTWGHRLVTPKRVVIARSIKKSGSTPLKFHRMERLHVISVAAGMIHSTALTDDGALFYWVSSDPNLRCQQLYSMCGRNIVGISAGKYWTAAVTTTGDVYMWDGKKNKDVTPIITRLHGVKRATSVCVGETHLLVLCALYHPVYPSKSDECHLNPVKDSTESEELDEEFLFDDIHTDISPKAVQTVSIHTGAVPSLKCLCEKVAAEFLVEPKNAIQLLEIADSLEAEDLRKHCEELAIRNLDYVFTVSAPSIANASSEILAKLEKLLDTRSLESWSHRRLPTPTATFPAVINSDEEGDNDIGYLRLRDSHKPVSRKYEDSRSDCFLQKESIADQAVFKQVRALRKKLQQIEMLEAKQSGGQLLDGQQIAKLQTKSALESELVELGFPLEKESRLSYPGLSNGKGNKKDDFSRKQRRKNKQKTAQSDVLSVNSEFYEEQHLDEEFPDIKTLQTSWEKEEVEGDATNNIGITEDRSFDSPRGISKSHNDKASQSKSSKKKNRKGGLSMFLSGALDDTPRHAPPPLTPKSEGPAWGGVKITKGHTSLREIQNEQSKTKEMIIASSMDQSEDPVEPASSGQIRLSSFLPGAISSPIAVVPARNTPASEGDKSTPPWSSAATSPVLCRPSLRDIQMQQEKKQQSLSNSPKTRISGFSVSTQVSTSEASGQKHSVPNRWFKPETDAPSSIRSIQIEERAMKDLKRFYSSVKLVKPQPQPL
- the LOC105034843 gene encoding uncharacterized protein isoform X2; the protein is MEGLVSPSGIVKQTPTRKFCTSGSQKDLWSISREGSLAELDSALLLLKKNGGNINSRNAFGLTPLHIATWRNHVPIVKRLLAAGADPDARDGESGWSSLHRALHFGHLAIASALLQFGASLSLEDSKCRTPVDLLSGPVSQVVGNALDSEVFGWGSGTNYQLGTGNAHIQKLPCKVDALQGSYIKIIAASKFHSVAVGSKGELYTWGFGRGGRLGHPDFDIHSGQAAVITPRQVTLGLGSRQVKSIAAAKHHTVIATESGEVFTWGSNREGQLGYTSVDTQPTPRRVSSFKVKIIAVAAANKHTAAVAESGEVYTWGCNKEGQLGYGTSNSASNYTPRMVEYLKGKVFRGVSAAKYHTIVLGADGEVFTWGHRLVTPKRVVIARSIKKSGSTPLKFHRMERLHVISVAAGMIHSTALTDDGALFYWVSSDPNLRCQQLYSMCGRNIVGISAGKYWTAAVTTTGDVYMWDGKKNKDVTPIITRLHGVKRATSVCVGETHLLVLCALYHPVYPSKSDECHLNPVKDSTESEELDEEFLFDDIHTDISPKAVQTVSIHTGAVPSLKCLCEKVAAEFLVEPKNAIQLLEIADSLEAEDLRKHCEELAIRNLDYVFTVSAPSIANASSEILAKLEKLLDTRSLESWSHRRLPTPTATFPAVINSDEEGDNDIGYLRLRDSHKPVSRKYEDSRSDCFLQKESIADQAVFKQVRALRKKLQQIEMLEAKQSGGQLLDGQQIAKLQTKSALESELVELGFPLEKESRLSYPGLSNGKGNKKDDFSRKQRRKNKQKTAQSDVLSVNSEFYEEQHLDEEFPDIKTLQTSWEKEEVEGDATNNIGITEDRSFDSPRGISKSHNDKASQSKSSKKKNRKGGLSMFLSGALDDTPRHAPPPLTPKSEGPAWGGVKITKGHTSLREIQNEQSKTKEMIIASSMDQSEDPVEPASSGQIRLSSFLPGAISSPIAVVPARNTPASEGDKSTPPWSSAATSPVLCRPSLRDIQMQQEKKQQSLSNSPKTRISGFSVSTQVSTSEASGQKHSVPNRWFKPETDAPSSIRSIQIEERAMKDLKRFYSSVKLVKPQPQPL